Proteins from a genomic interval of Equus quagga isolate Etosha38 chromosome 11, UCLA_HA_Equagga_1.0, whole genome shotgun sequence:
- the RILP gene encoding rab-interacting lysosomal protein isoform X1: protein MEPRRATPGAHGWGPQVTAGSGTTAELVYHLAGALGTELQELARRFGPEAAAGLVPLVVRALELLEKAAVGPTPDSLQVAAQQAEVELRRLREENERLRRELRSGPQEDRALLRQLKEVTDRQRDELRAHNRDLQQRSQETEALQEQLQRLLLVNAELRQKLAAVQTQLRAARDRESQLEPRREGAVELAQGPARDQAEPATAGAGAPGTPGDPADAPQQPGRPSQVGQCNFSREELEQILQERNELKANVFLLKEELAYFQRELLADHRVPGLLLEAMKVAVKKQRKKIKAKMLGTPEEAESSDDEDGSWLLLSSDKGDHPPPPESRIQSFFGLWYRGDTEAPEAETSSSRAPSELGGKEEAPQQPHLEPVDSPTAPNS, encoded by the exons ATGGAGCCCAGGAGGGCGACGCCTGGGGCGCACGGCTGGGGGCCTCAAGTGACCGCGGGGTCGGGGACGACCGCGGAGCTCGTGTACCATCTAGCGGGGGCCCTGGGCACCGAGCTGCAGGAGCTGGCGCGCCGCTTCGGGCCGGAGGCGGCGGCCGGGCTCGTGCCGCTCGTGGTGCGGGCGCTGGAGCTCCTGGAAAAGGCGGCCGTGGGGCCCACCCCGGACTCG CTGCAGGTGGCGGCGCAGCAGGCCGAAGTGGAGCTGCGGCGGCTGCGGGAGGAGAATGAGCGCCTCCGCAGAGAGCTGCGCTCGGGACCGCAGG AGGACCGAGCTCTGCTGCGGCAGCTCAAGGAGGTGACCGACCGACAGCGGGACGAACTCCGGGCGCACAACCGCGACCTGCAGCAGCGTAGCCAGGAGACCGAAGCG TTGCAGGAGCAGCTGCAGCGCCTCCTGCTGGTGAACGCAGAGTTGCGGCAGAAGCTGGCAGCGGTGCAAACCCAGCTGCGGGCCGCGCGGGACCGCGAGAGCCAGCTCGAGCCGCGGCGCGAAGGGGCCGTGGAGCTGGCTCAGGGGCCGGCGCGGGACCAGGCCGAACCGGCGACTGCTGGCGCAGGAGCCCCCGGGACCCCTGGGGACCCG GCGGATGCCCCGCAGCAGCCAGGGCGCCCCTCCCAGGTGGGACAGTGCAACTTCAGTCGAGAGGAGCTTGAGCAGATCCTTCAGGAGCGTAATGAGCTCAAAGCCAACGTGTTCCTGCTAAAGGAGGAGCTGGCCTACTTCCAGCG GGAGCTGCTTGCAGACCACCGGGTCCCTGGGCTTCTCCTAGAAGCCATGAAGGTGGCTGTCAAAAAGCAGCGGAAGAAGATCAAAGCCAAGATGTTAGGGACCCCAGAGGAAGCGGAAAGCAG TGACGACGAGGATGGCTCATGGCTCCTGCTCTCCAGCGATAAGGgagaccaccccccaccccctgaaTCCAGAATACAGAGTTT CTTTGGCCTGTGGTATCGGGGTGACACAGAAGCCCCTGAAGCCgagaccagcagcagcagggcTCCCAGTGAGCTTGGGGGAAAAGAGGAGGCCCCACAGCAACCCCACTTGGAGCCTGTGGACAGCCCTACAGCCCCCAACTCCTGA
- the RILP gene encoding rab-interacting lysosomal protein isoform X3 encodes MEPRRATPGAHGWGPQVTAGSGTTAELVYHLAGALGTELQELARRFGPEAAAGLVPLVVRALELLEKAAVGPTPDSLQEQLQRLLLVNAELRQKLAAVQTQLRAARDRESQLEPRREGAVELAQGPARDQAEPATAGAGAPGTPGDPADAPQQPGRPSQVGQCNFSREELEQILQERNELKANVFLLKEELAYFQRELLADHRVPGLLLEAMKVAVKKQRKKIKAKMLGTPEEAESSDDEDGSWLLLSSDKGDHPPPPESRIQSFFGLWYRGDTEAPEAETSSSRAPSELGGKEEAPQQPHLEPVDSPTAPNS; translated from the exons ATGGAGCCCAGGAGGGCGACGCCTGGGGCGCACGGCTGGGGGCCTCAAGTGACCGCGGGGTCGGGGACGACCGCGGAGCTCGTGTACCATCTAGCGGGGGCCCTGGGCACCGAGCTGCAGGAGCTGGCGCGCCGCTTCGGGCCGGAGGCGGCGGCCGGGCTCGTGCCGCTCGTGGTGCGGGCGCTGGAGCTCCTGGAAAAGGCGGCCGTGGGGCCCACCCCGGACTCG TTGCAGGAGCAGCTGCAGCGCCTCCTGCTGGTGAACGCAGAGTTGCGGCAGAAGCTGGCAGCGGTGCAAACCCAGCTGCGGGCCGCGCGGGACCGCGAGAGCCAGCTCGAGCCGCGGCGCGAAGGGGCCGTGGAGCTGGCTCAGGGGCCGGCGCGGGACCAGGCCGAACCGGCGACTGCTGGCGCAGGAGCCCCCGGGACCCCTGGGGACCCG GCGGATGCCCCGCAGCAGCCAGGGCGCCCCTCCCAGGTGGGACAGTGCAACTTCAGTCGAGAGGAGCTTGAGCAGATCCTTCAGGAGCGTAATGAGCTCAAAGCCAACGTGTTCCTGCTAAAGGAGGAGCTGGCCTACTTCCAGCG GGAGCTGCTTGCAGACCACCGGGTCCCTGGGCTTCTCCTAGAAGCCATGAAGGTGGCTGTCAAAAAGCAGCGGAAGAAGATCAAAGCCAAGATGTTAGGGACCCCAGAGGAAGCGGAAAGCAG TGACGACGAGGATGGCTCATGGCTCCTGCTCTCCAGCGATAAGGgagaccaccccccaccccctgaaTCCAGAATACAGAGTTT CTTTGGCCTGTGGTATCGGGGTGACACAGAAGCCCCTGAAGCCgagaccagcagcagcagggcTCCCAGTGAGCTTGGGGGAAAAGAGGAGGCCCCACAGCAACCCCACTTGGAGCCTGTGGACAGCCCTACAGCCCCCAACTCCTGA
- the RILP gene encoding rab-interacting lysosomal protein isoform X2, with product MEPRRATPGAHGWGPQVTAGSGTTAELVYHLAGALGTELQELARRFGPEAAAGLVPLVVRALELLEKAAVGPTPDSVAAQQAEVELRRLREENERLRRELRSGPQEDRALLRQLKEVTDRQRDELRAHNRDLQQRSQETEALQEQLQRLLLVNAELRQKLAAVQTQLRAARDRESQLEPRREGAVELAQGPARDQAEPATAGAGAPGTPGDPADAPQQPGRPSQVGQCNFSREELEQILQERNELKANVFLLKEELAYFQRELLADHRVPGLLLEAMKVAVKKQRKKIKAKMLGTPEEAESSDDEDGSWLLLSSDKGDHPPPPESRIQSFFGLWYRGDTEAPEAETSSSRAPSELGGKEEAPQQPHLEPVDSPTAPNS from the exons ATGGAGCCCAGGAGGGCGACGCCTGGGGCGCACGGCTGGGGGCCTCAAGTGACCGCGGGGTCGGGGACGACCGCGGAGCTCGTGTACCATCTAGCGGGGGCCCTGGGCACCGAGCTGCAGGAGCTGGCGCGCCGCTTCGGGCCGGAGGCGGCGGCCGGGCTCGTGCCGCTCGTGGTGCGGGCGCTGGAGCTCCTGGAAAAGGCGGCCGTGGGGCCCACCCCGGACTCG GTGGCGGCGCAGCAGGCCGAAGTGGAGCTGCGGCGGCTGCGGGAGGAGAATGAGCGCCTCCGCAGAGAGCTGCGCTCGGGACCGCAGG AGGACCGAGCTCTGCTGCGGCAGCTCAAGGAGGTGACCGACCGACAGCGGGACGAACTCCGGGCGCACAACCGCGACCTGCAGCAGCGTAGCCAGGAGACCGAAGCG TTGCAGGAGCAGCTGCAGCGCCTCCTGCTGGTGAACGCAGAGTTGCGGCAGAAGCTGGCAGCGGTGCAAACCCAGCTGCGGGCCGCGCGGGACCGCGAGAGCCAGCTCGAGCCGCGGCGCGAAGGGGCCGTGGAGCTGGCTCAGGGGCCGGCGCGGGACCAGGCCGAACCGGCGACTGCTGGCGCAGGAGCCCCCGGGACCCCTGGGGACCCG GCGGATGCCCCGCAGCAGCCAGGGCGCCCCTCCCAGGTGGGACAGTGCAACTTCAGTCGAGAGGAGCTTGAGCAGATCCTTCAGGAGCGTAATGAGCTCAAAGCCAACGTGTTCCTGCTAAAGGAGGAGCTGGCCTACTTCCAGCG GGAGCTGCTTGCAGACCACCGGGTCCCTGGGCTTCTCCTAGAAGCCATGAAGGTGGCTGTCAAAAAGCAGCGGAAGAAGATCAAAGCCAAGATGTTAGGGACCCCAGAGGAAGCGGAAAGCAG TGACGACGAGGATGGCTCATGGCTCCTGCTCTCCAGCGATAAGGgagaccaccccccaccccctgaaTCCAGAATACAGAGTTT CTTTGGCCTGTGGTATCGGGGTGACACAGAAGCCCCTGAAGCCgagaccagcagcagcagggcTCCCAGTGAGCTTGGGGGAAAAGAGGAGGCCCCACAGCAACCCCACTTGGAGCCTGTGGACAGCCCTACAGCCCCCAACTCCTGA